A stretch of the Aggregicoccus sp. 17bor-14 genome encodes the following:
- a CDS encoding 4-vinyl reductase produces the protein MTAPSVELLPHHGLAALGGEPHVFHCHHYNCFLQKAVLDQGALVDAPELLTAPAAEVALTQLRTLGATRQQAEELFRVLGFGRVDLSGVGRGGGTARLSGSHYALGWLSKFGRASQPVCFMPAGWVEGVARHLHGAAFTAREVECVAAGGKECRIEVTPGGPERAASPGLGTLSKFGARPPAALATSVDEASIIAACAGLPLGGDAEGTVHAFGVSLTRHYANYYNLLSYRFDAAMASAAGEAAQTAARMLLVEAGRVCAFHTFGGIMESAEWEALVKPQCRTREDWLYGMVAAVNALGWGRWSVAQVRPGQRIEMVVDGSYESNGHLAAFGKSDGPRCFLVTGGVAGLANLLYNADITERPDLTPAFYAQTFQRPGFFVAREVECRSQGAAACRVVAERL, from the coding sequence GTGACTGCACCGTCCGTCGAACTGCTGCCCCACCATGGCCTCGCGGCGCTGGGAGGCGAGCCTCACGTCTTCCACTGCCACCACTACAACTGCTTCCTGCAGAAGGCGGTGCTCGACCAGGGCGCGCTGGTGGATGCGCCGGAGCTGCTCACCGCGCCCGCCGCCGAGGTCGCGCTCACGCAGCTGCGCACGCTCGGTGCGACGCGGCAGCAGGCCGAGGAGCTGTTCCGGGTGCTCGGCTTCGGCCGGGTGGACCTCTCGGGCGTGGGGCGCGGGGGCGGCACCGCGCGCCTCTCGGGCTCGCACTACGCGCTGGGCTGGCTCTCCAAGTTCGGGCGCGCCTCGCAGCCCGTGTGCTTCATGCCCGCGGGGTGGGTGGAGGGCGTTGCGCGCCACCTGCACGGCGCGGCCTTCACGGCCCGCGAGGTGGAGTGCGTGGCGGCCGGCGGCAAGGAGTGCCGCATCGAGGTGACGCCCGGCGGCCCCGAGCGCGCTGCGTCGCCCGGGCTCGGCACCCTCTCGAAATTCGGCGCGAGGCCTCCCGCGGCCCTGGCGACTTCGGTGGACGAGGCCAGCATCATCGCCGCGTGCGCGGGTCTGCCGCTGGGCGGCGACGCGGAGGGCACGGTGCACGCCTTCGGCGTGAGCCTCACGCGCCACTACGCGAACTACTACAACCTGCTGAGCTACCGCTTCGACGCAGCCATGGCCTCAGCGGCCGGCGAGGCGGCGCAGACCGCCGCGCGCATGCTGCTGGTGGAGGCGGGCCGCGTCTGCGCCTTCCACACCTTCGGCGGCATCATGGAGAGCGCGGAGTGGGAGGCGCTGGTCAAGCCGCAGTGCCGCACGCGCGAGGACTGGCTCTACGGCATGGTCGCGGCGGTGAACGCGCTGGGCTGGGGCCGCTGGTCGGTGGCGCAGGTGAGGCCGGGGCAGCGCATCGAGATGGTGGTGGATGGCAGCTACGAGTCCAACGGCCACCTCGCCGCCTTCGGGAAGTCGGACGGGCCGCGCTGCTTCCTGGTCACCGGCGGCGTGGCCGGCCTGGCCAACCTGCTCTACAACGCGGACATCACCGAGAGGCCGGACCTCACGCCCGCCTTCTACGCGCAGACCTTCCAGCGCCCGGGCTTCTTCGTGGCGCGCGAGGTGGAGTGCCGCTCCCAGGGGGCGGCCGCCTGCCGCGTGGTGGCGGAGCGGCTGTGA